The genomic stretch CAAGGCCAAGGGCCTGCGGCGGGCGGTGGAGCTGGCCGAGAGAGGGCTGTGAGGGACGGTCATGATCGTCATCATCGACAACTACGACTCCTTCACCTTCAATCTGGTGCAGGCCATCGCCGGCCTGGGCGCCCGGGTCGAGGTGTTCCGCAACGACCAGATCGACGTTGCGGGGATTGCCGCCCTGGCCCCGGCGCGCCTGCTCATCTCGCCCGGCCCCTGCACCCCGGCCCAGGCCGGCATCTCGGTGGCGGCCATCCGCCATTTCGCCGGCCGGCTGCCGATCCTGGGGGTCTGCCTGGGTCACCAGGCCATCGGCGAGGCCTTCGGCGGCGCGGTGGTGCGGGCCGGCCGCCTCATGCACGGCAAGACCAGCCCCATCATCCATGACGGCCGGGGGGTGTTCACCGGTCTCGCCAATCCCTTCGAGGCCATGCGCTACCATTCCCTGGTGGTGCGGGATGGAGACCTGCCGGACTGCCTGGAGGTCTCGGCCCGCTCCGACCAGGGCGAGCTCATGGCGCTCCGGCACCGCTCGCTGCCCATCGAAGG from Thermodesulfobacteriota bacterium encodes the following:
- a CDS encoding aminodeoxychorismate/anthranilate synthase component II, translating into MIVIIDNYDSFTFNLVQAIAGLGARVEVFRNDQIDVAGIAALAPARLLISPGPCTPAQAGISVAAIRHFAGRLPILGVCLGHQAIGEAFGGAVVRAGRLMHGKTSPIIHDGRGVFTGLANPFEAMRYHSLVVRDGDLPDCLEVSARSDQGELMALRHRSLPIEGVQFHPESIMTPAGQDLLQNFLRPDYTALLRP